The Mastacembelus armatus chromosome 14, fMasArm1.2, whole genome shotgun sequence genomic interval aaattagaataactgctgtaacaattgaatttccccttggggattaataaagtacttcttaaAACGGTCCCACAATCCAAAGTCAAATGTCAGGTTTTTGCTGTGTCACCTTGGGGAAGTGGGGGTGAGGAGTTAAGGCTGGGGTCTCCTCTGGAATTCCAGTAGGTCCGAGGCCGTTAAGGGGGACAGCCTCTCAGGCAAGAGAGGAATAGGCGCCGCTCAGGCTCTGTAGCACTGACGGCGCTGGGTTTAGGCTGTGGCTGATTTCACAGCGCTGGACTCTGACTCTAGTTCTGGCTCTGCAGCGCTGGATTCTGGTTCGGGTTCTGGCTCTGCAGCACTGGAGTCTGGCTCCGCAGCGCTGGAGTCTGGCTCGGGTTCTGGCTCTGACCGGAACCGGTGACTGGGCCTCGGCATGAGCTCCTTCGCCCTGTTCCTGTCCAGCCAGACAGCCCGAGGGACGGAAACAGGCTGGACCTCGGCGTGGGTGGCGAAGGGACCGGGACTGGCTggacaggaacaggaacaggcTGGAGCTCGGCGTGACCGCCTTCACTGCAACTCCGAAGGACTGGAACTGGCCGGTCCTCAGCATGGGCACCTTTGCCACAACGCTGAAGGACTGGAACTGGCTGCACAGGAACTGCGAAGGGCGTGGGTGCCTTCGCCGGGACGCCGAGGGACTGGCAGTGGGGACTGGGTTTCGGCGTGGATGGGTTTCGGCGTGGACTGGGTTTCGGCGTGGGTGCCTTCGCCATGATGCCGAGGGACTGGAAGAGGCGGGACCTCGGTCGTTGAGGGACAGGAACTAGAAACTGAATTTCGGCGTGGGCATCTCCGCCGCAATCCCGAGGGACTGGGACTGGGACTGGCTGGGCCTCAGTGCGGACAACCTCGCTCCGCTGCCGATGGACTGGAACTGGTGTCTGGGTTTCGGCGTGCGTGCCTTCGCTGCAACGCCAAGGGACTGGAACAGGCTGGGCCTTGGCACGAACGACCACGCTCCGCCGCCGAGGTGCGGGAACTGGGACCTGGCGTGAAACCTCAGTGGGAACGGccacgtcggcgcactgaggttcgggTTGCTggtgtggaacctcagcggggatggtGCATTATATTGCTGGAAGTACACTTGTAGTCATAAAGGGATGGACATGGTCAGTAACAAGACTCAGGTAGGCTGTGGTGTTTAAACAATGCTCAACTGGTACTAAGGGGCCCAAAGTGTGCCAAGAAAATATCCCCCACACCattacaccaccaccaccagtcTGAACCGCTGATACAAGACAGGATGGATCCATGCTTTCATGTTGCTTACACCAAATTCTGACACTACCATGTGAATGTCACAGCTGAAATCAGGACTCATCAGACCAGGCAATGTTTTTCCAATCCTCTATTGTCCAATTTTGGTGAGCCCCTGTGACTTGTAGCCTCAATTTCCTATTCTTAGCTGACAGGAGTGGCTCCAGGTgtggtcttctgctgctgtagccCATTTTCTTCAAGGTTCGATGCGTTATGCTTACAGAGATAGCATTCTGCATATCTTGGTTGTAATGAGTGGTTATTTGAGTTACTATTGCCTTTCTATCATTTCAAACCAGTCTGCCCATTCTCCTCTGACATCAACAAGTTATTTTCATCCACACAACTCACTGgatatttcctctttttcagACCATTCTCTGTAAACCCCAGAGATGGTTGTGAATGAAAATCCCAGTAgatcagcagtttctgaaatattCAGACCAGCCCAGCTGGCACCAACCATGCCACATTCAAAGTCACTTAAATCCCATTTCTTCCCCATTCTGATGCTCGATTTAAACTTCAGCAAGGTATCTTGATCATGTctacatgcctaaatgcattGAGTTGCTGCCATGTGATTGGCTCATTAGCTATTTATGTTAATAAGCAATTGAACAGCTGTACCTAATAAATTGGGTGTATGTCTTATATAAAGATAAATGTAGACCTTCCAGGCAGATGCTGTCCAGAACAATCTGAAGTTGTCAATATTTTCAGCCCCATTTAATATTATCATTGTATATATACATGCAGACATGATGTTTCCCAATGTAAATTATTAGATCAAGCATAAAAAGCTTTGAAAAGGAGGAGAatcatgtttactgtttttgtgCTAAAAGCACTTGCTAAACCAAAGGTATACTGTCTTTCAGtcagattttttaattttagttagTTGTTACTTCCTAAAGCTGCTCAACCACCCTCTCAATGCTTTTAATAGAGGATACTGGCAGCAGAGAGGCCAAACATCTGCAAGGAGTTCTCTGCCAATAAAGACGTGGATGAGCTACCAAAAATAAACGGACAGGTTAATTTTTACCATCACTCAGCAATTGAAAAAGGCTATGCGCTCATTCTTCCATTTATAGTGTGCttgacaaaacaataacaaacatgaaGAAGTGAGCTCAAAAGTCAGAGTTCATTCACACTTTTTTCACTGGGTGTGAAATAAACATGGGAGAATCACAATAATACCGCAAAATAGGCAATTGTTCATTTTATACTCTAATTTTGGGTAATAGAATAGAAGGCTGTGATGATCTGTGTTACTAAACACAGATCATGTACTGCAGTTCAGCCAGGGTTCCTTTTAAATACCTTATTTTCTAATAAAAGTGAAGTTTTTGGAAGTCTAATAAAGGTGTTTCATAACATTGTTTTTCTAAGTGTTTATTACAATACATGTAGTATTATATTGGTAATTTCAATATTTTGTCTATATGTTACCTTAAGTGCTTGCCATTTTTGATTTGAAAAGACTCAAGGGGTTTAAGGTCTCTGTAAGGCCTGTGTAAAACATGAAGTACTAACCTAGTGTTTGTTCATGGCAAAGTCATTGGCTTGAATTAATGTATTAAACTAATTTTCTCCATGTCTAACTGATGCAATGTAAAATACCATTTAgtagcatccatccatcatctatacccacttattccttaaccagggtcacagggatctgctggagcctatcccagctctctttgggtgaaaggcaggggtacaccctggacaggtcaccagtccatcacagggcctatTTAGTACCATCTCTCTTCATTTGTCTTCAGATTTGACCAACCTTTATGAAGACTTGTTATTTCAGGTGAGGTCTTTTGGTAGCCCTCAATTTGATGTAATTTTTCACTACTATTATTCACAGGAATGTGAAAAATCCTAGATGGGCAATAAAAACTGTGAGAATAAACGTGGCAAAGACATTTCAACAACATTTcaacagcagaaatgaaatccATACATTGTCTTTATCAATTCAAATCGCAGACAGCCAACAACTGCCTAGTCAAAAGCAACATGTCGGTTTCTTTACTTTGAGCAGGTATTTCAGTTGATAAATCCGACAGAATAATTGTGAAGGAAAATGAACAGCATGTTGACAGTATGTTCAGGTATgtctgaacagcagcagcaccatgaGTAAGAAGTATCTTCTTCAAGGGCACTTGGACACGATAGATGTGAGTGGAAGCAAACATCTCACCCCAAGTTGAATGCTTCAGTGGACCAAAGTAAGATCTTCATAAGAAAAAGGcaactgaattaaaaacaaaaaaatatttttattaacagtTTAGAAAGACATTGCTTACATCatcattccttttttttgtttcattttctcagttCCCTGTTTGAATTATCGAGTGCTgcaaccacaaaaacacacactgaccatACTCCAATTCCCCGAACCCCTTCCTGTTCTGGTGGGAAAAGTTGATGTACAAGATACGACTCTGCACCACAGGGCATGTCAAGGTAAACACTCAAGGTTGTACTGGCATCAGTAAACAAACTACTTCATGAGTGATTCTGGTTCATCCAGTTGGATCAGAAAGATGGGAAGGAGATATGTGAAGATACCATTTCCATTTTGCATTATAACTATTTGGCAACTTCATTTTAGAACTAGTCTTCAGTCTGCACATGCAAGAACACTTGAGCAGTGAATTACCAACACTAACTGTTATGTGTTGGCCCAAGCATGTGCTTCTTTTTCAAAGTAATCATTCAGCCAAAAattatggagaaaaaaaaaaaatgctggtgATCAATACGAACTTCAGGACATGTGGAATATAAGTTGTTCACCAGTAAACAACTTCTAGCATATAGGTATACTAAAAATGCACATGACTTACACCACAGGACACACCTTCAGTAGTTCTAACAATAAAGCAGGTATATTTGGATGCACAGTAACATTTCAGGTCATGTATAATAACACCCCTCTTTTGCATCTTTTAGTGAAAATGATTCTTTGATTACAcatccaaatttcagttttgtcttctAAAAACCCTGTCAGCAATTCTGTATGATGTCCCATGTTGGACCGTGTTGCCCCATCAACAGTTGTGATGAAGAGATGTTCTGATTCACCAGACTTCGATGCAAACCAATGAACTTTAAGCATGAGAAACATCTGTTCAGTTTTATACATCAACATCAATTTGGGGTGGGAgcaaaagataaaacatattcatGGACTATAAACCACCTTCACTGTCACCAACACCAGGCAGTGCACTCACTCAGTGGTCATGAAAGGTAAGAAGAGGCAGATGTTAGGACAAATACTAACCTCACAGTAACCTCCTCATGGCTGAGGAAGCAGTGCAGAGagcaaagcagaaaatgaagtgTGGCAGAATGACTAATCAGATTACAGCAGGAGTCCTGCTTGTCACACGTCCTGTATCTGCACTGGTGAGATCATTTGCTAAATGTGAAATGGTATTTTGCCTGTACTCTGTGTCTGTCACAGCAAAAACAGTCTTAggaattatttttgttaatccataaaacacagaacagattAACAGCACAAGAGATCCAGTCAGCTTGCCGCTGTTCAATAAACAGgggctgaaaaacaaaagaaaacccaaaagaaaaaaagaaaaaaaaaaaaaagagggaaataTACAAGATCAATAAATATAGTTTCTTCTCAGTTCCAGCTGTTATAATTCATCCTCTATGTGGTTTTCAGGTTGGGTCTTCTCCATCGGACCTGAAAATTATGTGGGAAATGAGATGGGAAATTTAGTCTGTGTGGGATTACGTCAACTCTGTTCATTAATACAAGAAGCATATGCTCTGTATGTGCTCTCTCCAGTATGTAGCTGCAAGCCAATGTCTACCATTTTATTAGGGCACAAAAAGAAAGTTGCTGCTATGAACTTGTGACTGACATTTCAAAGGAATACTTACAGGAATACTGTAAGATTAATTGGAAGAATAAAAGAAGAACTTATGTCCTTTGAGAAAAGCATTTTTCTTAATCACCTTGTTAGTAttacagacatactgtacaaatgaatttcattcattttgatttattgtgATTTCTGAGCCTGTAGTCAGCAACTGGTAAGATAGACTGACCTGTAGTTGTTTCTTCTGTGGGCGGTGATTGGCTGTCAGTGTCCGTGTGGACAACACTGTCAGTGCTCTCCTCTGTGGGCGGGACAACAACTTGCTGCACTTCCTCTGggttttctgtttgatttaaaacaaaaacagaaaaaaaaaaatattagaagtTAGCCTCACTACACTAAATATCTAACTGCCAACGTGTTTGACCTACCACTCTCTGTGCCAGTGCTCTCCTCTGTGGGCGGGACAACAACTTGCTGCACTTCCTCTGGGTTTTCtgtttgaataaaaacaaaaacagaaaaaaaaaaaatattagaagtTAGCCTCACTACACTAAATATCTAACTGCCAACGTGTTTGACCTACCACTCTTTGTGCCAGTGCTCTCCTCTGTGGGAGAGACGACTTTCTCTTCAGCTGTGTTGTTAGCCTTGCTGCTCTTATCTGAGCTGGTACTGTTCTTGGCTTTGGCTTTAGCCTTGGGTTTAGCAAACTTGGCCTTATTGAGCAAGTAGTTAACCTCTCGATCCAACAGAGCCAGCTTGGACTCAATGTCTTTGGACAGCAGGACAGGCCGCTCTTTTGGAGTGCGCTTCTCCTGCTCTGATACCGTTTCATTCTTCCATGTCTGGAGCAGACAGGATGTTACACAGTAATGTCAGTTTATTCAATACAAACAATATAACTGAGTTTGTGAAAACAATAATCAAATCTCTTATGTGGCTCTGAATGGCATTCTCTAAAGTGTGGAAACAACTCTAATGTCAGTAATATTATAACATTTTGATCTTATTGGCTACAAACTTAAGAGAAATCCTGGATTATAAAATGGGGGCACAGAGTTTGCAGAATATGTGGTATTTACCAGGCAAGGAGGGTCTAAAGGAAAGcaccatttatttatattatggGATATGTATGATGCCTCATTTTGGAATTTGACTCTAAAACCTTAAGGAAACTAATAAATGAGTTGACAGTCATATATTGTAGTGGTTAGATTTATCAGTACATCGTTGCAACACATGAATTAACCACCTACCGTTGTTTCATTGATGACTTTCTCTAACATATTCAGTTCAACTTCTGTGAAGATCTGGTCATCCTCTGGAATCAGTTTGGCACTCCTTAAAAAGAAAGTCAATACCTTTACTCTACACCTCTAGATGTTTTTGTAGAGAGACCTGTGTTCATGGTGAACTGTGTCCACCTGTACAACACCTACATCTCACAGAGAACTACTCCTTGTCTTCCTTCAACAACACTGTTTCAGGGTAAGACAACCAGCTAGatgaaaatctttatttcaTGATCATGGCATTGATTGATAAAATCACTGGTGCCTGGGTAGGTACATGCTGAGCACTAGTCTGTTAAATCTATCAGCCTCACTTGTCTGCCTGTTGCCATTCACTGTGTAAATGGCCGATTTCTCAATGCAGCTGCTCTCACTTATataattttgtgtttctgactaTAGAATGCATATAAAATAGTAACTTGTGTCTCAGAAACAGCAGTTATTTCTAAGCTGCTGCACTGTGGGGATTAAACCAATTACTTGATAACTGCAACAACGTCCAAACTTAAGCTTCATGTGGAATAAATCTGAGTCAACATCTTACTTTTGACACTCACTTCAGAAAGAAACTGGAGGTGTTGAGCATGCTGTCCAGAGCAGCCAAGCGATCTGGCCACTTGCGCCGCTCCTCCACcctgaaaaacacatctttaCATAGGCTCTTTAGCTGAGACAGCTTCTCTTTGAGCTGCTTGGTGGTGGCTGTGTAGCCAtcctcatccatccattctgaTGCTTCACTCAGCTTGGCAGAAAtctgctccttctcctcctcagaCACCACCAGCTGGTAATCCTCCTGGTACAGCTTGTCCTGGAGAAaaattaccgtattttctggattATAAATCACACCAGAATATTAGTCACAACtagaaaaaaaacccccaaaaaaacatATACGTTCCTGTGTATAAGTCACAAGAACATAGGCTAGgtataacaacaagcagaattGCATTACAATATTCACTAAACTCTTCAACCTCCATATCAAGTAAACAACTTTGCCAACTTTGGggggaaaataaaacagtggtGTCATGATATGGTGTCATATCACTGTAACATTACATcctattttctttcttgcagcttACCTTGTGAGAACACTGattgtatgtttacattaatgCAACATTTGCTAGGAATAATGGTAGCTCGTATTCCTATAAGACTTACCAGACGGCTTGCTTAAAGACAAGgaagataaaaatgtaaaaactaaattCCATTACTTACCTGTGTCTCAAAGATAAAAGCTTCCAGGCTGTTGAGGGTCTTCTCCCTTTCATGTTTGGCCAGGTCTCTGTCTGTCAAATCTTGcagcctgaaaaacaaaaaacaataaaagactaATTTTAGCCAATACAGCAGACAACTAAACAACACAAAAGGAATGAAAATTGCTGCTTTACTTCTTTTTAGAGGATGTGATTTCATCAGATGTGGGGTCGAGGATGTCTCTGATGACTAATTCCACTGTGATGTCCTCAGAAATCTTGCTCTTTTTCTGAGGTTTTACCTTCTTCTCTGCATCTTTCTCTGGCTCAATGTTTTCTGATTTCTCCCCATCCTTTTCCTCCTTAAGTAGCAGAGATATGGTTACTTTCAAGATCAAATCTGGAGATTCTAGTTTctcttaaatatatattttcaccaAAGTGCTGTGCAGAATTTAGAATAATCACTCAGTCAGTCTATGAGATAGCTCTTACCTTCGTATCAGCCTTGCTGCCTGcctcctctgtcttttcctgGCCTTCGTCTTCAGCTGCACTTTTCTCTGAATCATCCTGCATCTCCTTGGTATCCTTGTCCTTCTGGGACTCATCTTTGTCATCCTGTCCAGACTCTGGAGGCGCTTCCTCTTCGTCCTGGACATGACAAATCAAAAGGAACAATGTTAGCTAATGTTGTTAGGGTAATGTTAGGGTAAGCATGGGTGAGATGTACTGCCTACTGCTAGTGGGAATATATTTTGCTTCATTAGTTAACTGTAAATGTTTCGCAAAAGCAGTTTTAGAAAATATAGCAATGTGTCCCTAATGTATCATATAGCCTTTACTGTAGTATGCTGCAGTTACCTGGATAGGCTCAGTCACATTGGGGGCAGGTTCTGAGGATCCTCCTCCAAACAAGGTGGAAATTGTGTTACCCAGTTCTGAAAGACAGCAAAGTGTTGGCCCCGATAGTtagggaaaaaaatatttgatccCACCATGTTTGCCCACTGACAAAGAAATAATCAGCTTATAATTTAAATGGTAGGTTTATTTgaacagtgagagacagaataacaacaaaataaaatccagaaaaacacatttcaaaaaagTTGAATTGACCACCACATTTAATGAGTTAAATAAGTATTTGATCCCCTATCAATCAGCAAGATTTCTGGCCCCAAAGTATCTTTTATACAGGTAATGAGCTGAGTTTAGGAGCACTGTTAAAGGCACCTGTCCACAgaaacaatcaatcaatcagattCCAAACTCTCCACCACGGCCAAGACCAAAGAGCTGTCTAAAGATGTCAGGGACAAGATTGTAGACCTACACAAGGCTGGAATGAGCTACAAGACCATCGCCAAGCCGATTGGTGAGAAGGTGACAAAATAACCGTAAATCTCCCTCGGTCTGGGGCTCCATGTAAGATCTCACCTCGTGTAGGTTCAATGATCATAAGAATAGTGAGAAATCAGCCCAGAACTACACGGGAGGATCTTGTCAATGATCTCAAGGCAGCGCGGACCATAGTCAACAAGAAAACAATTGGTAACACACTACACCGTGAAGGACTGAACTCCAGCAGTTCCTGCAAGGTCCCCTTGTTAAAAAATTGGGTTGTACACACCCATCTGAAGTTTGCCAATTAACATCTGAATGATTCAGAGGAGAACTGGGTGAAAGCTCAATTTCAGATGAGTCTGAAATCGAGCTCTTTGGCATCAACTCAACTTACCATGTTTGAAGGAGGAGGAATATTGCCTATGACCCCAAGAACACCATCCCCACCGTCAATCATGGAGGTGGAAACATTATGCTTTGGGGGTGTTTTTCTGCTAAGGGGACCGGAAAAATGCACTGCATCACAGGGACGATGGATGGGGCCATACCGTCAAATCTTGGGTGAGAACGTCCTTACCTCAGCCAGGGCATTGAAATACACCTTTTCGTATTGTGTGAATCAGGAGCATCTGATCTGCATCAGGAGCATCTGATAATCTTGTTGATTTTAGGTTTAAGTGTTATTCAATAATTAGTATTTGATCCAACTATTTATCTAGACTTTGTGTTGTATTGAATGAAGTATAAAGACCCAATTTCCACAAGACTACTAACAACATTTTTTGTTGCCTCATTTAAACGAGCCATCGGCCTCCCATCCCACCTGTGCACAGTTTGCAATGCACTGGAAACCAGATATATGAGCAAAGCAAATATTCAAATCTAGAAAATTCCaaaaattccaaaaaaaaacagagcatcCAGTGCCAATCTTCCAACACTGATCATATGTTCTGGATGGCTAAGCTTACAGATGTGCGCTTGTAAAACCTACTGGTTAATGTGgattcctcttctttctcctccactaTGGTTTCAAAGACAGACTCCACCTATGGACGAAAATTACAATAATGAGAAATTAACTTGATTAATTGGCACAAATGAGGAGCTTCTGAACAATGACAAcgtttcaaattttaaaataaaatgtctcctAAGGACGTTGTGCAGGCTATTATTTGATAGGAGTGCACAAAccctgaaatgtttgttttttgttttcattaatctACATtagttaaatacattttcttggAGTCAGTAGTTTTTGGCTTTATTACAATAAGATTGTTGACCACCACAGCAACCAGAACACATGCAGTCCAAATGCAAACTAATATGTCTTAGGCAACAGAAGGGAGTTTAACCCAGTTTAACTGACCCGATCCAGAAGAAGCAGTCCACTTTCATCCATGTTGAAATGGGCTTTGATGCCCTTAGACTCTGCATCTGCATGCTTCTGAAAGCTGCTGCCCACTCCAGACAGTTTGACTGTGGTCAGGTTCAGAGAGCCAAACACACTGCAACAGACCACCAATAAGGAGAGAGGCCATAAGGGCTTacattcaaaaatatttaatgaggAAATGCAGTGATGGGTTAAAGGAACAACTAGGAAGCAATAACATATTTAGTCTTtgaaagctaaaaaaaagtcCACTCAATTGTGATAATCTTAGTTTTCGTCTGGTTTCTTCTAGTTGACCTTTTATTACTGTCAGTTCAGAAATGTCATGAACAAGGTTGAGATGATTAATAACACTTTTGAAGAGCTTCAGGaaggaaaaagcacaaaagcaAGCACCTGATGTCTTCCTGACTCAAGAAGCTGAGGTCACCATAGTTGATATCGAAAGCAAAGTCATCGTTGTAGCGGTTGAATGTAATGACCTTGCGCTGGGGGTAGGGTGCCATCCTCTGGAAGAGGACacgtttgttttgtttaaggGTTTTTATCCCGTCTTCCTCAGTCTCACGGGTAAACTCAACCTGATGGAAATAAGTAACATGGTTAATGTTAAAAGAGTAGGAAGCCATATTGTTCACTGCTGCACTGTTGTAGGCCAACGTGCTCAAAAGTTTTTCAACAGAGCTTAAACAAGGGATACTaattcaaaaacacaacacataccCATTTTGATCAGGCATCTTCAGCTCCATAACTGGTATGAAACACAGATGACTGCAACCTTCAACACATCTATCATCAGATATGACCTGCACTCACCTGAATGGGGAAAACAGTTGCATCACGAACCAAGAAGGGTTTGACCTTGAAGGCCTTGCTAAGGGCAGCAGCCTGGTACACTGCACCCATGGCTGCTGCCTCATCTGCATTGATGTTCTTCCCCAGCTCCtctctgcaaataaaaatacacaaatacagctACACATagaaaaagccaaaataatGTGGGACCAGTTATGGAAGAAGGTAGGTCTTTAACTTTcaaaactgtaatttttttctgttgaagcaCTTACTTCCTCACAGCTTTGAGAAGCACCTCCTGAACCTTGGGGACACGGGTGGAGCCCCCTACTAAAATCACCTGTTCAATTTCATCCTGTTGGCAGAAACGTAGGAACTTCAATTCACACAATATAAGCACCCATTAAttctaataaaaatgattttcccCCACAGTAGTATCAGCCCACACCTTAGGAAGACATATGATCTTGTCTAGTATTACCAAATCAATTTTGCTTTTGTGGCACTTCTCACTTTGTCAGATTAAGTGCCCTGATAGATGTTTTCAGAGAAACCATGTGACATTTATTAGCAGAGCTAATCACACCCCAATTTACCACTAATTCCCTTTTCATATCCAATCAATTGTTACATATTTcataattttgttatttttaacactgtttacatattttttcaAAAGGTTTTTGAGCAAAGGAAAGCCAACAAAAAAAGCACTATCAAAGAAAACCAgacatgttttcacatttatggAAATGGGAAAAATTTCTCTGAGGCCACCTTATATCACAATTTAATACCGTAATGTACTAGCAGGATTTATGACGTATCTAATCTGGAAACCAATTGTGGTCCCATATGAAACTAAGCGTGAGACCTCCAAAGAACATATACAGTAATGAAGAAGACATCTTGTGCCcaagcacattttaaattttttgcaCAAATATAAACCTTTTTCAATAAGGACAAAGCAGAagcaattttaatttttaacaatacaatcaaagtaaacagatttttgtagggaaaaaaaaaaaaaaaaaacctgggaAACTGACCAGTTTCATTTCTGCAGCAGTGAGCGCATCCTGCACTGGGCCAGGCACTCTCTCAAAAAGATCAGCACACAGCTTCTCAAACTCTGCCCTGGTTACCTTGGCTTTGAAGTCTATGTCATCCATCAAACCTTCCACCTGGAAAATTGCAATGAGACTTCATCCAAATGTTCGGATTATCACAATAAGGAACAGTTCATTTACAATTGGACTGAACTGCATTTTATTCACAGCTATTATGACGCTGCAGATGGTTCTGGCATATAACACTgctgtaaaatgtaattttgcaAGATGACTAAAGATCACTGGACTCACCTGAGCCATGAAATCCACATTTGCACTGAGCACTGTTTTGAGTCTCTGAGCCTCTTTGAGAAGTTTGGCCATGGCCCGATGGTTCTCCCTTACATctttcttgctcttcttctgcTCATTGAACAGTTTGGCCAGGTGGTCCCGGAGTCGCAGGTCCATTTCAAAGCCCCCCAACCCACGATCAAACCTATAACCACAATAAGTGACTAATCTGTTAATGTTTATGAAGCATTTCTGAAGAATAAGACTGTGGTTCTGTTTGGCTTTTCTGTTTATCAGCTAACAATCAAAGGGTATAATATACATTTGGTCTACTGAAATATACTTCAGGAAAATCATACACCCACATGAAGCATCACTAAAACGTGAATATTACCAGAAAACTTTAATAGCTCAGGTAGGATGGGACATCAAGGCTCCCACTcatcaacacaaagaaaaaaaaaaaaaatttcaagcCACCTCATCTTGCTGTCATTAAAATCTGTGACTTACTGTTGTCACTCAGTCACTTTTATGCTGTCAGAAGATGTGCAATTGTGTTTATATTACCACACTACTTCCTGGTGGATGTTTACCATGCCCAAAACAATTGTTTCCTTCTGTCAGCTGGTGTGATACAGAGCATAATACTGCATAAAAATGGCTAATGTCACCAGTCCACAACCACCACACaatcataaaaaaaattaagagaTCTTATTGTCCTCGGCATATAAACTTGactgtcctttttgttttttaataaaacacaaaatgattttaaaactttaaactaTTAGTAAGATTTAAATGCCTGAAAAATGTGGCTTTATTCTTTTCAGTGTGACAAATCAATCTCACGTTTTAAAACTTAACTGAATTTAACTATAGTATGAGGTGTGCCAAAGATGTAACAAACAATTGCTATGAC includes:
- the hyou1 gene encoding hypoxia up-regulated protein 1 isoform X2, giving the protein MLAPIALFCLILTVLPSHTVTVAVMSVDLGSEWMKMAIVKPGVPMEIVLNKESRRKTPAIVCLKENERLFGDSALGVSVKNPKTVYRHLQILLGKKHDNLQVALYQKRFLEHQLQKDPMRGTVYFKNSEEMQYTPEELLGMVLNYSRGLAQDFAEQPIKDAVITVPAFFNQAERRAVLQAAQMAGLKVLQLINDNTAVALNYGVFRRKDIDNTAKNVMFYDMGSGSTTATIVTYQTVKTKESGTQPQLQIRGVGFDRGLGGFEMDLRLRDHLAKLFNEQKKSKKDVRENHRAMAKLLKEAQRLKTVLSANVDFMAQVEGLMDDIDFKAKVTRAEFEKLCADLFERVPGPVQDALTAAEMKLDEIEQVILVGGSTRVPKVQEVLLKAVRKEELGKNINADEAAAMGAVYQAAALSKAFKVKPFLVRDATVFPIQVEFTRETEEDGIKTLKQNKRVLFQRMAPYPQRKVITFNRYNDDFAFDINYGDLSFLSQEDISVFGSLNLTTVKLSGVGSSFQKHADAESKGIKAHFNMDESGLLLLDRVESVFETIVEEKEEESTLTKLGNTISTLFGGGSSEPAPNVTEPIQDEEEAPPESGQDDKDESQKDKDTKEMQDDSEKSAAEDEGQEKTEEAGSKADTKEKDGEKSENIEPEKDAEKKVKPQKKSKISEDITVELVIRDILDPTSDEITSSKKKLQDLTDRDLAKHEREKTLNSLEAFIFETQDKLYQEDYQLVVSEEEKEQISAKLSEASEWMDEDGYTATTKQLKEKLSQLKSLCKDVFFRVEERRKWPDRLAALDSMLNTSSFFLKSAKLIPEDDQIFTEVELNMLEKVINETTTWKNETVSEQEKRTPKERPVLLSKDIESKLALLDREVNYLLNKAKFAKPKAKAKAKNSTSSDKSSKANNTAEEKVVSPTEESTGTKSENPEEVQQVVVPPTEESTGTESENPEEVQQVVVPPTEESTDSVVHTDTDSQSPPTEETTTGPMEKTQPENHIEDEL
- the hyou1 gene encoding hypoxia up-regulated protein 1 isoform X3, which gives rise to MLAPIALFCLILTVLPSHTVTVAVMSVDLGSEWMKMAIVKPGVPMEIVLNKESRRKTPAIVCLKENERLFGDSALGVSVKNPKTVYRHLQILLGKKHDNLQVALYQKRFLEHQLQKDPMRGTVYFKNSEEMQYTPEELLGMVLNYSRGLAQDFAEQPIKDAVITVPAFFNQAERRAVLQAAQMAGLKVLQLINDNTAVALNYGVFRRKDIDNTAKNVMFYDMGSGSTTATIVTYQTVKTKESGTQPQLQIRGVGFDRGLGGFEMDLRLRDHLAKLFNEQKKSKKDVRENHRAMAKLLKEAQRLKTVLSANVDFMAQVEGLMDDIDFKAKVTRAEFEKLCADLFERVPGPVQDALTAAEMKLDEIEQVILVGGSTRVPKVQEVLLKAVRKEELGKNINADEAAAMGAVYQAAALSKAFKVKPFLVRDATVFPIQVEFTRETEEDGIKTLKQNKRVLFQRMAPYPQRKVITFNRYNDDFAFDINYGDLSFLSQEDISVFGSLNLTTVKLSGVGSSFQKHADAESKGIKAHFNMDESGLLLLDRVESVFETIVEEKEEESTLTKLGNTISTLFGGGSSEPAPNVTEPIQDEEEAPPESGQDDKDESQKDKDTKEMQDDSEKSAAEDEGQEKTEEAGSKADTKEEKDGEKSENIEPEKDAEKKVKPQKKSKISEDITVELVIRDILDPTSDEITSSKKKLQDLTDRDLAKHEREKTLNSLEAFIFETQDKLYQEDYQLVVSEEEKEQISAKLSEASEWMDEDGYTATTKQLKEKLSQLKSLCKDVFFRVEERRKWPDRLAALDSMLNTSSFFLKSAKLIPEDDQIFTEVELNMLEKVINETTTWKNETVSEQEKRTPKERPVLLSKDIESKLALLDREVNYLLNKAKFAKPKAKAKAKNSTSSDKSSKANNTAEEKVVSPTEESTGTKSENPEEVQQVVVPPTEESTDSVVHTDTDSQSPPTEETTTGPMEKTQPENHIEDEL